One segment of Rubripirellula amarantea DNA contains the following:
- a CDS encoding CNNM domain-containing protein — protein sequence MITALILFVIGMMLSAFFSGSETGMYRVSRTRLVLDGLSGSRAAQGVIWLLNHPEIFVATALVGNNLANYVTSLSIVMGVAAVFGEESSAELLGTVLMTPFVFVLGELLPKYLFYHAPYLLINRTRPFLLAAAVVFAPVSLLLGLLGRVLQRFTGQTPFRLRLAMARGELDQVLRDGHEAGILAAGQRSLAQQLFEVGNQSAVSFGVPADRLATVDAPIDVDEARHQARRRNHPIVLVRRSRRIVGAIWYADLCVRDPVIEIKPVIRGRTTDRHLQILLRLYDTGSDVAVLFDEAGEVRCVVTRRQLLQPLIK from the coding sequence GTGATCACCGCGCTGATTTTATTTGTGATCGGGATGATGCTCAGTGCCTTTTTCAGTGGCAGTGAGACCGGGATGTATCGTGTGTCGCGAACACGGTTGGTGCTCGATGGGCTCAGTGGATCGCGAGCGGCACAAGGTGTGATTTGGTTGCTCAATCACCCGGAAATTTTCGTCGCCACGGCTTTGGTCGGAAACAACCTGGCCAACTATGTCACTTCGTTGTCGATCGTGATGGGGGTTGCGGCGGTCTTTGGCGAAGAATCCAGTGCTGAACTGCTTGGCACCGTCCTTATGACACCGTTTGTATTCGTGCTTGGCGAATTGCTGCCCAAGTATCTTTTCTATCATGCACCCTATTTGCTAATCAATCGAACACGCCCGTTCCTTTTAGCGGCGGCGGTTGTCTTTGCACCCGTCTCGCTGTTGCTAGGTTTATTGGGCCGAGTCTTACAACGGTTTACCGGTCAAACTCCTTTTCGCCTTCGACTAGCGATGGCGCGAGGAGAATTGGATCAAGTTTTGCGTGATGGACACGAGGCAGGAATCCTAGCAGCGGGTCAACGATCCCTTGCCCAACAACTCTTTGAAGTGGGAAACCAAAGCGCGGTATCCTTCGGAGTCCCGGCTGATCGATTGGCCACCGTGGATGCACCGATTGATGTGGATGAAGCGAGACACCAAGCTCGACGACGAAATCATCCTATCGTCTTGGTCCGACGATCACGAAGGATCGTCGGAGCGATATGGTACGCCGATCTTTGCGTACGAGATCCGGTGATTGAGATCAAGCCGGTGATACGTGGTCGAACCACCGATCGACACCTGCAGATTCTACTGCGGCTATACGATACCGGCAGTGACGTAGCGGTGCTGTTTGATGAAGCGGGCGAAGTGCGTTGCGTGGTCACGCGAAGACAATTGCTACAACCGTTGATCAAGTAG